One Herbaspirillum rubrisubalbicans genomic window carries:
- a CDS encoding 5-oxoprolinase subunit B family protein, with protein sequence MSTRLATANPAIRYSIAGDEHLFAEVSEAMSLEAFFRAMAITRAVEQLALPGVLDVCLANASFQIRFNPDLIHPLELLEQVKALEASTTAERRIQTRIIEIPVLYDDPWTNETQARFRDRHQDPSSTDLQYAARINGHADVAAFIAAHSGSPWFVSMVGFVAGLPFMFQMVEQHQQLQVPKYLRPRTDTPKLTLGHGGCFGCIYSVRGAGGYQMFGVTPAPIYDPQQALPYLQESMVFFRAGDIVQFKPITRTDYDAAIAAVEAGRFDLRIRPASFDLDAFQADPKACIQALKEALHDD encoded by the coding sequence ATGTCCACCCGCTTAGCTACCGCAAACCCCGCCATCCGTTACAGCATCGCCGGCGATGAACACCTCTTTGCCGAGGTGTCGGAGGCGATGTCGCTGGAGGCCTTCTTCCGCGCCATGGCCATCACTCGCGCCGTCGAGCAGTTGGCGCTGCCGGGCGTGCTGGATGTCTGCCTGGCCAATGCCTCGTTCCAGATCCGCTTCAACCCCGACCTGATCCATCCGCTGGAGCTGCTGGAACAGGTCAAGGCACTCGAAGCCAGCACCACCGCCGAGCGTCGCATCCAGACCCGCATCATCGAAATCCCGGTGCTCTACGATGATCCCTGGACCAATGAAACCCAGGCGCGTTTTCGGGACCGTCACCAGGACCCGAGCTCGACCGACCTGCAATACGCGGCGCGCATCAATGGTCATGCCGATGTCGCCGCCTTCATCGCAGCCCACAGCGGCAGCCCCTGGTTCGTCTCCATGGTGGGCTTCGTGGCCGGCTTGCCCTTCATGTTCCAGATGGTGGAGCAACACCAGCAATTGCAGGTGCCCAAGTACCTGCGTCCGCGCACCGACACGCCCAAGCTGACGCTGGGTCACGGCGGCTGCTTCGGCTGCATCTACTCGGTGCGCGGGGCCGGTGGTTACCAGATGTTCGGGGTCACGCCCGCACCCATCTATGACCCGCAACAGGCCCTGCCCTACCTGCAGGAATCGATGGTGTTCTTCCGCGCCGGCGACATCGTGCAATTCAAACCGATCACCCGCACCGACTACGATGCCGCCATCGCGGCGGTAGAAGCGGGGCGCTTCGACTTGCGCATCCGCCCCGCCAGCTTCGACCTCGACGCCTTCCAGGCCGACCCCAAGGCCTGCATCCAAGCCCTCAAGGAGGCCCTCCATGACGATTAA
- a CDS encoding biotin-dependent carboxyltransferase family protein, whose amino-acid sequence MTIKVKQPGLATSVQDGGREGYYHLGIPPSGALDQYALRAANLLVGNAATTSALECTLLGPQLQFQRDALVAVTGARMQPRVDGLEQPLDTAFKVRSGQVLSFDYPKSGARSYIAIGGGIDVPVVLESRSTYGLGALGGWQGRKLAKDDEIPLGRPSAQALEGRALPLSLVPVYARQTTLRVVPGLYIHRLTDDAVERFFADTWTVGSEADRIGYRFKGGQPMQFRPREQPFGAGSDPSNIVDACYPIGSIQIPGGLEPIVLLRDAVSGGGYATIGTVISADLDLIGQLQPNHQAQFERVTLEQALEARRHYQQRLQRLGSLLHHL is encoded by the coding sequence ATGACGATTAAGGTCAAACAGCCCGGCCTGGCCACCTCGGTGCAGGATGGCGGGCGCGAAGGTTATTACCACCTCGGCATTCCGCCCTCGGGCGCACTGGACCAATATGCCCTGCGCGCCGCCAACCTGCTGGTGGGCAATGCCGCCACCACCTCGGCACTGGAATGCACGCTCCTGGGCCCGCAACTGCAGTTCCAGCGCGACGCCCTGGTCGCGGTCACCGGCGCCCGGATGCAGCCGCGCGTGGATGGACTGGAACAGCCGCTGGATACCGCCTTCAAGGTGCGCAGCGGGCAGGTGTTGAGCTTCGATTACCCCAAGTCCGGTGCGCGCAGCTATATCGCCATCGGCGGCGGCATCGATGTGCCGGTGGTGCTGGAAAGCCGCTCCACTTATGGCCTGGGGGCATTGGGTGGATGGCAGGGACGCAAGCTGGCCAAGGACGATGAAATCCCGCTGGGCCGTCCCAGCGCGCAGGCACTGGAAGGTCGCGCCCTGCCCTTGTCGCTGGTGCCGGTGTATGCGCGCCAGACGACGCTGCGCGTGGTGCCCGGCCTGTATATACATCGCCTCACCGATGACGCCGTGGAGCGCTTCTTCGCCGACACCTGGACCGTCGGTTCCGAAGCCGACCGCATCGGCTACCGCTTCAAGGGCGGCCAGCCCATGCAATTCAGGCCGCGCGAGCAACCCTTCGGCGCCGGCTCGGATCCCTCCAACATCGTCGATGCCTGCTATCCCATCGGCTCGATCCAGATCCCGGGCGGCCTGGAACCCATCGTGCTGCTGCGCGATGCGGTCTCCGGCGGCGGCTACGCCACCATCGGCACCGTCATCAGCGCCGACCTCGACCTGATCGGACAACTGCAACCCAATCACCAGGCGCAGTTCGAACGCGTCACGCTGGAACAGGCGCTGGAGGCCCGACGCCATTACCAGCAGCGCTTGCAGCGCCTGGGCAGTCTGTTGCACCACCTCTAG
- a CDS encoding purine-cytosine permease family protein, translating to MAGLSQTQNKEIDLSTQSIPASARMGKLSLTMAWWAVCSAIFYIVVGASLALTYGARNALIGMVLSVISYGLINACISRYAMRTGLSVALFSRVLFGRLGASLATLIFFSTAIYYAVFEGSVIAVALHHLYPSLLYPVAALIVVLYSVPLVFGSVQHWLDKFNGVLLPFYLLGLLMALVLAVSQYGYQPQWLDFGPAVPPADGWWSCFTYYMGVWVLMMFTFDYARFGKPEDATYHGRFNFGMPFYLVTILLNGAAGIYLASSIPQEGALSEVSVVMAILKLMGVWGLLFVWVTQTRINTANYYLATVNMQAFFGNLLGLRASRLVWAVVVGAVVYGLMLADVFSYLLKALAYQGVFVVAWVGVALAHILTASDHGVVADGAPGINRVGLGAWFCGVLLGFVLMEMAGFWQSLSAPLTFVVSMGVYALLQQRGRAGKTWQTAD from the coding sequence ATGGCCGGCTTATCACAAACGCAGAACAAGGAAATCGACCTCTCCACCCAAAGCATTCCCGCCAGCGCCCGCATGGGCAAGCTCTCGCTGACGATGGCCTGGTGGGCCGTCTGCAGCGCGATCTTCTACATCGTGGTGGGGGCTTCGCTGGCGCTCACCTATGGCGCGCGCAATGCCTTGATCGGCATGGTGCTGTCAGTCATCAGCTACGGGCTCATCAATGCCTGCATCAGCCGCTACGCCATGCGCACCGGGCTGTCGGTGGCGCTGTTCTCGCGCGTCCTGTTCGGCCGGCTGGGCGCTTCGCTGGCCACGCTGATCTTCTTTTCCACGGCGATCTATTACGCTGTATTCGAGGGCTCAGTGATCGCCGTGGCCCTGCATCATCTGTATCCCTCGCTGCTCTATCCGGTGGCCGCGCTCATCGTGGTGCTCTATAGCGTGCCGCTGGTGTTTGGCAGCGTGCAGCACTGGCTGGACAAGTTCAACGGCGTGCTGCTGCCGTTCTACCTGCTGGGGCTATTGATGGCGCTGGTGCTGGCGGTGAGCCAGTATGGCTATCAGCCGCAGTGGCTCGACTTCGGCCCGGCGGTGCCGCCTGCCGATGGCTGGTGGAGCTGCTTCACCTATTACATGGGGGTGTGGGTGCTGATGATGTTCACCTTCGACTATGCCCGCTTCGGCAAGCCCGAAGATGCGACCTACCATGGCCGCTTCAATTTCGGGATGCCCTTCTACCTGGTCACCATTCTGCTCAATGGCGCCGCCGGCATCTACCTGGCCAGCAGCATCCCGCAGGAGGGCGCGCTCTCGGAAGTGTCGGTGGTGATGGCGATCCTGAAGCTGATGGGCGTCTGGGGCCTGCTCTTCGTATGGGTTACGCAGACCCGCATCAACACGGCCAACTACTACCTGGCCACGGTGAACATGCAAGCCTTCTTCGGCAACCTGCTGGGGCTGCGCGCCTCACGGCTGGTATGGGCGGTGGTGGTGGGCGCGGTGGTGTATGGGCTGATGCTGGCTGACGTGTTTTCTTACCTGCTCAAGGCGCTGGCCTACCAGGGCGTGTTCGTGGTGGCCTGGGTGGGCGTGGCGCTGGCGCATATCCTCACTGCCAGCGACCACGGCGTGGTGGCCGATGGCGCGCCGGGCATCAACCGCGTGGGGCTGGGGGCGTGGTTCTGCGGCGTATTGCTGGGCTTCGTGCTGATGGAGATGGCGGGCTTCTGGCAGTCGCTGTCGGCGCCGTTGACCTTTGTGGTGTCGATGGGGGTGTATGCCTTGTTGCAGCAGCGGGGGCGCGCGGGCAAGACCTGGCAGACGGCAGATTGA
- a CDS encoding PAAR domain-containing protein, with protein MAIIGFIVMGDRTSHGGVVMSGDPTWTVDGQPIARIGDKVICPRCKRVATINSSRFPTIMDHGQPVVYDQDVTDCGAILYSRHNNHAGWGSPDEDSITNEPPEQTAPRQAPRFQEHFVLSNNTTGELLAGVPYLIKTGDGRTVEGETDAQGRTAVVWTDSPLPLQVIARPKPMGGDDPYHVPDRRCEDL; from the coding sequence ATGGCAATCATCGGTTTCATCGTGATGGGCGACCGCACGTCACACGGCGGGGTAGTGATGTCGGGCGATCCGACCTGGACAGTGGACGGCCAGCCCATCGCCCGCATCGGCGACAAGGTGATCTGTCCGCGCTGCAAACGCGTGGCGACCATCAACAGCAGCCGCTTTCCGACAATCATGGATCACGGCCAGCCGGTGGTCTATGACCAGGACGTCACCGACTGCGGCGCAATCCTCTACTCACGGCACAACAATCACGCTGGCTGGGGCTCGCCAGACGAAGACAGCATCACGAACGAGCCGCCGGAACAGACCGCGCCGCGCCAAGCACCGCGCTTTCAGGAGCACTTTGTCCTGAGCAACAACACCACCGGCGAATTGCTCGCAGGCGTTCCCTACCTGATCAAGACAGGCGATGGCCGGACGGTGGAAGGCGAGACCGATGCCCAAGGCCGCACCGCTGTGGTCTGGACTGATTCACCCCTGCCTCTGCAAGTGATCGCGCGTCCCAAACCGATGGGCGGTGATGATCCCTACCATGTGCCGGATCGGCGTTGCGAGGATCTCTGA
- a CDS encoding type VI immunity family protein yields MDDDRIITSVGLTASLYFWGGHTPEKRQAIIELFEAYEEAYGSELKWGCDPESWQTRKLAGKKFPKLRDYAAKLDEDDCIEWYLSSGEHREQSTEYAIFCLTERGWHKGRISELYFQLPRSHAFDPHHRKTLDSLLLRAIETLNPFHGRVGLAAVLPEQTIPYEPEAFDLATRYRTLYIPGAGDFMRAPYGPKSVDWITIIGDVLAERCGGIDAYTNHCHQLGITSIRHGNSLVMRAGETPEIGPVEEAISEAYARVNAALRPLRDGAYNSMGSASNWGELRFNYCTSDLWIRRFDQSDAWPPVFPLDPADLLAGSTPKKKIRLKTGQPSPCYGRFHRPGTEKFGVILMPGDIAPYWLNLGPHGEFLGREAITWEQALTILPL; encoded by the coding sequence GTGGACGATGACCGGATCATCACAAGCGTCGGGCTGACCGCCTCTCTTTATTTCTGGGGCGGCCATACACCGGAGAAACGCCAAGCAATCATTGAATTATTCGAGGCGTACGAAGAAGCCTACGGGAGCGAATTGAAGTGGGGTTGCGATCCCGAGAGCTGGCAGACCAGAAAACTTGCCGGCAAAAAGTTTCCCAAGCTACGCGACTACGCCGCCAAACTCGATGAAGATGACTGCATCGAGTGGTACCTTTCTTCCGGGGAGCATCGCGAGCAGTCCACGGAATATGCGATCTTCTGCCTGACCGAACGAGGCTGGCACAAGGGCCGCATATCAGAACTTTACTTCCAGCTGCCACGCAGTCACGCTTTCGATCCCCATCATCGCAAGACGCTTGACAGCTTGCTCTTGCGCGCGATCGAAACGCTCAATCCCTTCCATGGCCGAGTGGGACTGGCCGCCGTCCTGCCCGAGCAAACTATTCCCTACGAGCCGGAAGCTTTTGATCTGGCGACCCGCTACCGCACGCTCTACATTCCCGGTGCCGGCGACTTCATGCGTGCGCCCTATGGCCCGAAGAGCGTTGACTGGATCACGATCATCGGTGACGTTCTGGCCGAGCGTTGCGGCGGGATCGATGCCTATACGAATCATTGTCACCAGCTTGGCATCACATCCATTCGTCACGGAAATTCTCTGGTAATGCGCGCAGGAGAGACGCCGGAAATCGGACCAGTGGAAGAGGCGATATCGGAGGCCTATGCCAGAGTCAATGCAGCGCTGCGCCCCTTGCGCGACGGTGCCTACAATTCCATGGGCAGCGCATCCAATTGGGGCGAGCTGCGCTTCAATTATTGCACCTCCGATCTGTGGATTCGACGCTTTGATCAAAGTGACGCGTGGCCGCCCGTTTTCCCGCTTGATCCCGCAGACCTGCTTGCAGGAAGCACTCCCAAAAAGAAAATCAGATTGAAAACAGGCCAGCCCAGCCCCTGCTATGGCCGCTTCCACCGCCCCGGCACAGAAAAATTCGGCGTGATCCTGATGCCCGGCGACATCGCCCCCTACTGGCTGAACCTGGGACCGCACGGCGAATTCCTCGGACGCGAGGCCATCACCTGGGAACAGGCCCTAACTATCCTCCCCCTTTGA
- a CDS encoding ABC transporter ATP-binding protein has protein sequence MTAATVMNPAPSQAEVRATTAPVLLQVTGLSARYGKVAALTDAALSLRAGQIVTVIGPNGAGKSTLLNAMMGAMPAGAEASGRILFQGEDVSQMEVEERVARGLSLVPEKRELFTSMTVEDNLLLGAYKRRRNGESGYLDQQDFVYTLFPRLKERRKQAAGTLSGGERQMLAVGRALMAKPQVLMLDEPSLGLAPLITKEILSIISQLRSTGVATLLVEQNARAALQVADHGYVLEMGEMVCEGPAGVLAADRKIVESYLGVARETASLVPRSVSSN, from the coding sequence ATGACCGCTGCCACCGTGATGAACCCCGCCCCCAGCCAGGCCGAAGTGCGCGCCACTACTGCCCCGGTGCTGCTGCAAGTGACGGGTCTGTCGGCCCGCTACGGCAAGGTCGCTGCGCTCACCGATGCGGCGCTGTCGCTGCGTGCCGGCCAGATCGTCACCGTCATCGGCCCCAATGGCGCGGGCAAGTCCACCCTGCTCAATGCCATGATGGGCGCCATGCCGGCCGGAGCGGAGGCCAGTGGCCGTATCCTGTTTCAGGGTGAGGATGTGAGCCAGATGGAAGTGGAAGAGCGCGTGGCCCGCGGGCTGTCGCTGGTACCGGAAAAGCGCGAATTATTTACCAGCATGACGGTGGAAGACAATCTGCTGCTGGGCGCCTACAAGCGGCGGCGCAATGGGGAATCGGGTTACCTGGACCAGCAGGATTTCGTCTATACGCTCTTTCCGCGTCTGAAGGAACGCCGCAAGCAGGCGGCCGGCACGCTCTCCGGCGGCGAGCGCCAGATGCTGGCGGTGGGCCGCGCGCTCATGGCCAAGCCGCAGGTGCTGATGCTCGATGAACCCAGCCTGGGACTGGCGCCGTTGATCACCAAGGAAATTCTGTCCATCATCAGCCAGTTGCGCAGCACCGGCGTGGCCACCTTGCTGGTGGAACAGAATGCGCGGGCCGCCTTGCAGGTGGCCGATCATGGCTATGTGCTGGAGATGGGCGAGATGGTCTGCGAGGGACCGGCCGGGGTGTTGGCGGCGGATCGCAAGATCGTGGAGAGTTATCTGGGGGTGGCGCGCGAGACGGCGAGCCTGGTTCCGCGCAGCGTGAGTTCTAATTGA
- a CDS encoding ABC transporter permease subunit translates to MNAFTSHRAALPVLFFAIVLALPLLGLPPFWVTLLSYVGLYAIVALGLVLLTGVAGLISFGQAAFVGIGAYTTAYLTTQFGLSPWIGLLAGIALTALSAFLIGALTMRISGHYLPLSTIAWGLSLYYLFGNLEMLGKHDGINGIPAIAIGSVEFGNGPSMYLLIWVVVILALVSVLNFLDSRAGRAVRALRFGTVMPEAMGVDTARLKIVIFVYAAVLAGISGWLYAHLQQAVNPTPFGLKYGIDYLLMVVVGGAGYVWGALLGAGLLAVLSNFLQEWLPGVLGTGGNFEAIVFGIALVIFLQFANEGLWPRLQARFGRRLAPRLPADAAALAQLPKPTRGEVILDVQAARKQFGGLVAVNDVSFSVKAGEIVGLIGPNGAGKSTTFNLVTGVLSITSGKLDYRGQSLAGLSSRDIASRGIARTFQHVRLVPGMSVLENAAMGAFRRGEFAPQRGILASLVRGNRREEARILSEARRQLERVGLGELMHRPAGSLALGQQRILEIARALCCDPALLLLDEPAAGLRLKEKQALAALLDKLRGEGMAVLLVEHDMDFVMQLTDHIVVMEFGSKIAEGTPAQIQVHPAVLEAYLGGAQ, encoded by the coding sequence ATGAATGCTTTCACATCGCATCGCGCCGCGCTGCCGGTGCTGTTTTTCGCCATCGTGCTGGCTTTGCCGCTACTGGGGTTGCCGCCATTCTGGGTGACTCTGCTGTCCTACGTCGGCCTGTACGCCATCGTCGCCCTGGGTCTGGTGCTGCTGACCGGCGTGGCCGGCCTGATCTCCTTCGGCCAGGCTGCCTTCGTCGGCATCGGCGCCTACACCACGGCCTACCTCACTACGCAGTTTGGACTTTCGCCCTGGATCGGCCTGCTGGCCGGCATTGCGCTGACCGCCTTGTCGGCCTTCCTGATCGGTGCGCTGACCATGCGCATCTCCGGCCACTACCTGCCGTTGTCCACCATTGCCTGGGGGCTGTCGCTGTACTACCTGTTCGGCAATCTGGAGATGCTGGGCAAGCATGACGGCATCAACGGTATTCCCGCCATCGCCATCGGCAGTGTCGAGTTCGGCAATGGCCCCTCGATGTACCTGCTGATCTGGGTGGTGGTGATCCTGGCGCTGGTATCGGTGCTCAATTTCCTCGACTCGCGCGCCGGTCGTGCCGTGCGTGCGCTTCGCTTCGGCACCGTGATGCCGGAGGCGATGGGAGTGGACACGGCGCGGCTGAAGATCGTCATCTTCGTCTATGCGGCGGTGCTGGCGGGGATTTCGGGCTGGTTGTATGCGCACCTGCAACAGGCGGTCAATCCCACGCCCTTCGGTCTGAAGTACGGCATCGATTACCTGCTGATGGTGGTGGTGGGCGGCGCCGGCTACGTGTGGGGCGCGCTGCTGGGAGCGGGTTTGCTGGCGGTGTTGAGCAACTTCCTGCAGGAGTGGTTGCCCGGTGTGCTGGGAACCGGCGGCAACTTCGAGGCCATCGTCTTTGGCATTGCCCTGGTGATCTTCCTGCAGTTCGCCAATGAAGGTCTATGGCCGCGCCTGCAAGCGCGCTTCGGACGGCGCCTGGCGCCGCGCCTGCCGGCCGATGCAGCGGCCTTGGCGCAGCTCCCCAAGCCCACGCGCGGCGAAGTGATCCTGGACGTGCAGGCTGCCCGCAAGCAGTTCGGCGGATTGGTGGCGGTCAACGATGTGAGCTTCTCGGTCAAGGCGGGCGAGATCGTCGGTCTGATCGGCCCCAATGGCGCCGGCAAGTCGACCACCTTCAACCTGGTGACCGGGGTGCTGTCGATCACCAGCGGCAAGCTCGATTATCGCGGGCAATCGCTGGCGGGCTTGTCCTCGCGCGACATCGCCAGCCGTGGCATTGCCCGCACCTTCCAGCATGTGCGACTGGTGCCGGGCATGAGTGTGCTGGAAAACGCCGCCATGGGCGCTTTCCGGCGCGGTGAATTCGCGCCCCAGCGCGGCATCCTGGCCAGCCTGGTGCGGGGCAATCGACGGGAAGAAGCGCGCATCTTGAGCGAAGCGCGGCGCCAACTGGAACGCGTCGGCCTGGGCGAGCTGATGCACCGGCCTGCCGGCAGCCTGGCGCTGGGCCAGCAGCGCATCCTGGAAATCGCCCGCGCGCTGTGCTGCGACCCGGCCCTGCTATTGCTGGATGAACCGGCCGCCGGCCTGCGCCTGAAAGAAAAACAAGCCCTGGCGGCCTTGCTGGACAAGCTGCGCGGCGAAGGCATGGCGGTGCTGCTGGTGGAGCACGACATGGACTTCGTGATGCAATTGACCGACCACATCGTGGTCATGGAATTCGGCAGCAAGATTGCCGAGGGCACGCCGGCCCAGATCCAGGTCCACCCGGCCGTGCTGGAAGCCTACCTGGGAGGAGCCCAATGA
- a CDS encoding branched-chain amino acid ABC transporter permease, whose product MDTSILTVLIQDGITTGAIYALLSLALVLVFSVTRVIFLPQGEFVAFGALTLAAIQNGQAPGTALLLVALGGVTLAVEAGAALRLAATRTRLLRRLPLLLATHVALPVALYAVTRYLDLQALAMPWQILLALLIVVPMGPMIYRVAYQPLAHSSVLVLLIVSLGVHLAMVGLGLLMFGPEGTNTRPFTELQFNLGESPVSGQSVIVLVTVAALIAVIYVFFERTLTGKALRATAVNRLGARLVGVGINQAGKLSFAMAAGIGALCGILIAPFTIVNYESGFIIALKGFVGAIFGGLASYPIAALGSVAVGLIESFSSFWASSYKELIVFTVIIPILLWRSLTSHHIDEEA is encoded by the coding sequence GTGGATACGAGCATTCTGACCGTGCTGATCCAGGACGGCATCACGACCGGCGCCATCTATGCGCTGCTGTCGCTGGCGCTGGTGCTGGTGTTTTCAGTGACACGGGTGATTTTCCTGCCGCAGGGCGAGTTCGTCGCCTTCGGCGCCTTGACGCTGGCGGCCATCCAGAACGGCCAGGCGCCCGGCACGGCGCTGCTGCTGGTGGCGCTGGGCGGCGTGACCCTGGCAGTGGAAGCCGGCGCCGCCCTGCGCCTGGCCGCTACCCGCACGCGCTTGCTGCGGCGCCTGCCGTTGCTGCTGGCGACCCATGTCGCGCTGCCGGTGGCGCTCTATGCCGTCACGCGCTACCTCGATCTGCAAGCCCTGGCCATGCCTTGGCAGATCTTGCTGGCGCTCTTGATCGTGGTACCGATGGGGCCGATGATCTATCGCGTGGCCTACCAGCCGCTGGCGCACTCCAGCGTGCTGGTGCTGCTGATCGTCTCGCTGGGTGTGCACCTGGCCATGGTCGGCCTGGGCTTGCTGATGTTCGGACCGGAAGGGACCAATACGCGGCCCTTCACCGAGCTGCAGTTCAACCTGGGTGAGAGCCCGGTGTCGGGCCAGAGCGTGATCGTGCTGGTCACGGTGGCGGCGCTGATCGCAGTGATCTATGTCTTCTTCGAACGCACCCTGACCGGCAAGGCCTTGCGCGCCACTGCCGTCAATCGTCTGGGGGCGCGCCTGGTGGGGGTGGGCATCAACCAGGCCGGCAAGCTGTCCTTTGCGATGGCCGCTGGCATCGGCGCGCTGTGCGGCATCCTGATTGCACCTTTCACCATCGTCAACTACGAGTCCGGTTTCATCATCGCCTTGAAGGGTTTCGTCGGCGCCATCTTCGGTGGCCTGGCCAGTTATCCGATTGCGGCGCTGGGTTCGGTGGCGGTGGGGCTGATCGAGAGTTTTTCTTCCTTCTGGGCCAGCTCCTACAAGGAATTGATCGTCTTCACGGTCATCATCCCCATCCTGCTGTGGCGCTCGCTGACCAGCCACCACATCGACGAAGAAGCCTGA
- the paaZ gene encoding phenylacetic acid degradation bifunctional protein PaaZ: MTTRPPLLQSFIAGRWFGESPAQALHSAVNGHTVASTHAESIDFGEALDHARRQGLPGLMALDFQQRAAILKALGKYLMEHKETLYAVSAHTGATRNDSWIDIEGGSGTLFAYASIGTNEFPSSNLVHEGPALALGKQGRFSGTHILVPRGGVAVHINAFNFPIWGMLEKFAPSFLAGMPCIVKPATATSYLTEAAVRLIQQSGLLPAGSLQLVIGATGDLLERLQAQDVVTFTGSADTAAKLRAHPNLITNAIPFNAEADSLNCAILGPDVTADDEEFELFVKEVAREMSTKAGQKCTAIRRAIVPRQHVDAVAERLAARLSKIVVGDPALESVRMGPLASKAQQRDVEERVALLKQSAEVILGAGGSFQPQGEGVAAGAFFAPTLLLARDTGAGSPVHEVEAFGPVSTLMPYDDLDEALALAARGRGSLVASLVTRSPAVAARAIPVAAAWHGRLLVLDREAATESTGHGSPLPQLKHGGPGRAGGGEELGGARAVKHYLQRTAVQGSPTMLSAVVGEHVRGAQVRDSGIHPFRHYFEDLQIGDSHTTHRRTVTEADIVNFGCLSGDHFYMHFDDISARQSPFGKRIAHGYFVLSAAAGLFVSPAPGPVLANYGLDTLRFVKPVGIGDTISARLTCKRKIDRNKKDANGQGQGVVAWDVEVSNQDGELVASYDILTLVAKKPA, from the coding sequence ATGACTACCCGTCCCCCTCTGCTACAGAGTTTCATCGCCGGCCGCTGGTTTGGCGAAAGCCCGGCCCAGGCGCTGCACAGTGCCGTCAACGGTCACACCGTGGCCAGCACCCATGCCGAGTCCATCGATTTCGGCGAGGCGCTGGACCATGCCCGCAGGCAAGGCTTGCCGGGCTTGATGGCGCTGGACTTCCAGCAGCGCGCAGCGATCCTCAAGGCGCTGGGCAAGTACCTGATGGAGCACAAGGAGACGCTGTATGCCGTCTCGGCGCACACGGGCGCCACCCGCAACGATAGCTGGATCGATATCGAAGGCGGCAGCGGCACGCTGTTTGCCTACGCCAGCATCGGCACCAATGAATTCCCTTCCTCCAACCTGGTGCACGAAGGCCCGGCCCTGGCGCTGGGCAAGCAGGGACGTTTTTCCGGTACCCACATCCTGGTGCCGCGCGGCGGGGTGGCGGTCCACATCAATGCCTTCAACTTCCCCATCTGGGGAATGCTGGAAAAATTCGCCCCCAGCTTCCTGGCCGGGATGCCCTGCATCGTCAAACCGGCCACCGCCACCAGCTACCTGACCGAAGCCGCGGTGCGCCTGATCCAGCAATCGGGGCTGCTGCCGGCGGGCAGTCTGCAACTGGTCATCGGCGCCACCGGCGACCTGCTGGAGCGCCTGCAGGCACAGGATGTGGTCACCTTCACCGGCTCGGCCGATACCGCCGCCAAGCTGCGCGCCCATCCCAACCTGATCACCAATGCCATCCCCTTCAATGCCGAAGCCGATTCGTTGAACTGCGCCATCCTCGGCCCCGATGTCACCGCCGACGATGAAGAGTTCGAGCTCTTCGTCAAGGAAGTGGCGCGCGAGATGAGCACCAAGGCCGGCCAGAAATGCACGGCCATTCGCCGCGCCATCGTGCCGCGTCAGCACGTCGATGCGGTGGCCGAACGGCTGGCTGCGCGTCTGTCCAAGATCGTGGTGGGCGACCCGGCGCTGGAGTCGGTGCGCATGGGGCCGCTGGCTTCCAAGGCCCAGCAGCGCGATGTCGAAGAACGGGTGGCCTTATTGAAGCAGAGCGCCGAGGTGATTCTGGGCGCGGGCGGAAGCTTCCAGCCGCAAGGCGAGGGCGTGGCCGCGGGCGCGTTCTTCGCGCCTACCTTGCTGCTGGCGCGCGACACCGGCGCCGGCAGCCCGGTGCATGAAGTGGAAGCCTTCGGCCCGGTCAGCACCCTGATGCCCTACGACGATCTGGATGAAGCCCTGGCCCTGGCCGCCCGTGGCCGCGGCAGCCTGGTAGCCAGCCTGGTCACGCGCAGCCCGGCCGTGGCGGCGCGCGCCATTCCGGTGGCGGCGGCTTGGCATGGCCGCCTGCTGGTACTGGACCGCGAAGCCGCCACCGAATCCACCGGCCACGGCTCGCCGCTGCCGCAGCTCAAGCATGGCGGTCCTGGTCGCGCCGGTGGTGGCGAGGAGCTGGGCGGCGCACGCGCCGTCAAGCACTACCTGCAACGTACTGCCGTGCAAGGCTCGCCCACCATGCTGTCCGCGGTGGTGGGAGAACACGTGCGCGGCGCCCAGGTGCGCGACTCGGGCATCCATCCCTTCCGTCATTACTTCGAAGACCTGCAGATCGGCGATTCGCACACCACGCACCGCCGCACCGTTACCGAAGCCGACATCGTCAATTTCGGCTGTCTCTCGGGCGACCATTTCTACATGCACTTCGACGACATTTCGGCCCGCCAGTCGCCCTTCGGCAAGCGCATCGCGCACGGTTACTTCGTGCTCTCGGCGGCCGCCGGCCTGTTCGTCTCGCCGGCTCCCGGTCCGGTGCTGGCCAACTATGGGTTGGATACGCTGCGCTTCGTCAAGCCGGTGGGCATCGGCGACACCATCTCGGCGCGCCTGACCTGCAAGCGCAAGATCGACCGCAACAAGAAGGACGCCAACGGCCAGGGTCAGGGCGTGGTGGCCTGGGATGTGGAGGTGAGCAACCAGGACGGCGAGCTGGTGGCTTCCTACGACATCCTGACCCTGGTGGCCAAGAAACCGGCCTAG